GCCAGGGCGGCCGAGATCGGCGCCAGGGCGGCGGAGCAGGCGGAGCGCATCGCCAAGCTGGAGCGCGAGATGGCGCGCCTGCGCGGCGAGCTGAGCCAGGCCGAGCAGGTGGCCACCCAGGCGCGCCGGCACAAGCGCAAGCGGCCCAACGTGCTCAAGGGCACCACGCGCAAGATGAACTCGCCGCTGGGCGACGTGTTCGTCACCATCAACGAGGACCGCGAGGGGCACGAGTTCGAGGTGTTCGCCACGCTGGGCAAGGCGGGCTCCGTCGCCATGGCCGACGTGGAGGCCATCGGCCGCTTGATTTCGCTGGCGCTGCGCTTCGGCATTCCCGTGGGCGACGTGTACCAGCAGCTCCGCGGCATCAGCTCCGACCGCGCGGTGGGCTTCGGCGAGAACAAGGTGCTCTCGGTGCCCGATGCCATCGCCCAGGCGCTGGGGCTTCACCAGCGCGAAAAGGCGGGGATCCAGCAGGAGCTGATTCCCGAGGTGGTGGGCGGGGCCACGGAGGTGGTGACGCTGCCGGAGACGCTGGAGCAGCCGCAGCTGTCGCTGATGAACTACGCGTCCGAGGCCGAGACCTTCATGGGCACCTGCCCCGACTGCAGCAGCCAGCTGGAGTTCGCCGAAGGTTGCAAGAAGTGCCACGCCTGCGGCTACTCGGAGTGCGGGTGATCGCGGGATAGCGGCTGGCTTGGGCTGGCGAGATCAGCCCGGGCGGGCTGTGCAACGGTTGGTGGGGTGAATTGGGTGGGGAGGGTCTTCGGTCTCGGCCGGAGGCCCTCCGTTCTGTCGCCGGAGACGTCCTCCTGCCCGTGCGCCAAGTCAGGTATAGCCTATTCGCATTGAAAGATAGAGGTAGCTCTCTTGAACGTTTCTGAAACGCGGTTATTCAGGCGCCTGCAAGAGCAAGCTGTTCCTGACCCTGACGTACGGAGCCTGATTGCTGTTGTTGAGCGGATTTTCCGCGAGTGTGAGGATCGGTTGAAGAGTGTTCTTCGGTATATGCCGCAGTACACTCTCCACGACGCGGTTCACATTCATCGCGTCGTCGATCTGATGGGACGACTGATCCCCGACCGGGTTCTGAGCCGATTGCAGCCTCTCGAAATTGCATCGCTTATCCTCGTCGCCGGGCTACACGATATTGGGATGGCACCAGCGGAAGACGAGGTTCGGGCATTGCTCGAACTGCCATCGGACGCTGCGGAGCCCTCCATTGAAGCTGTGCGTTATCGAGCCGTGCGGCACTCGCATCCAGAGCTACTTCGGCGTCAAGCGGAGTTGCGCAACGGTGGAAATCACAATGCTGCTGGTAACATCGAGGCCTTCTTCCTTTCTGAGTATATC
Above is a window of Longimicrobium sp. DNA encoding:
- a CDS encoding HD domain-containing protein; amino-acid sequence: MNVSETRLFRRLQEQAVPDPDVRSLIAVVERIFRECEDRLKSVLRYMPQYTLHDAVHIHRVVDLMGRLIPDRVLSRLQPLEIASLILVAGLHDIGMAPAEDEVRALLELPSDAAEPSIEAVRYRAVRHSHPELLRRQAELRNGGNHNAAGNIEAFFLSEYIRETHAERSRQYVFERHHADLRYRNFAFVHLIADVCFSHTQPIEYLTALPVDQLLGGGEYANFRFIAILLRVADILDFDAERTPQVLFQQLGVRDSVSISEWRKHSAISGWDVRPEYLAYTAQCPDPVIEKSIRDFL